A portion of the Stigmatella aurantiaca DW4/3-1 genome contains these proteins:
- a CDS encoding response regulator — MRGRVLVVDDDPLVSSALRRTLAREHDVEVVVSSRKALDMLIAPEGIYDVILCDLMMPEMTGMELHAQLEAAAPEQARRMVFVTGGAYTHAAQSFLERVSNPRLEKPFEPEKLRERVREWVAQVRTA; from the coding sequence ATGCGAGGTCGGGTGTTGGTGGTGGATGATGATCCGTTGGTGAGTTCGGCGCTGCGGCGGACGCTGGCCCGAGAGCATGACGTGGAGGTGGTGGTCAGCTCGAGGAAAGCGCTGGACATGCTCATCGCTCCGGAGGGCATCTATGACGTCATCCTCTGTGACTTGATGATGCCGGAGATGACGGGGATGGAGCTGCACGCGCAGCTCGAGGCAGCCGCCCCCGAGCAGGCGCGCCGGATGGTGTTCGTCACGGGGGGCGCGTACACCCACGCGGCCCAGTCCTTCCTGGAGCGGGTGAGCAACCCCCGCCTGGAGAAACCCTTCGAGCCGGAGAAGCTCCGCGAGCGCGTCCGGGAGTGGGTGGCGCAAGTGCGCACCGCATAA
- a CDS encoding RDD family protein, producing the protein MSEGALFASHLGPAHTRFRFRLWAADLVDLVTAGLLGWGAARALDLEQTPAYVLATMGSLWLLVALLGGVRGWTLGRRLLDVQLVSARGTPPGVFRAGVRAFTTLPDLLMVPLLPARPLDRLLQVHGERPALGASRWTGLAWQLPWVAALVVALGFIALPTRHEAFVYLDLKLTGWKCCHGYRRHADTWMCQRSLSRLVREARAQTPEAQPLLAQCPEASARVKP; encoded by the coding sequence ATGAGTGAAGGGGCGCTGTTCGCATCGCATCTGGGGCCGGCCCATACCCGGTTCCGCTTCCGGCTGTGGGCCGCGGACCTCGTGGACCTGGTCACCGCCGGGCTCCTGGGCTGGGGCGCCGCTCGCGCGCTCGACCTGGAACAGACGCCCGCCTACGTACTTGCCACCATGGGAAGCCTCTGGCTGCTCGTGGCGCTCCTGGGCGGCGTGCGCGGGTGGACGCTGGGACGGCGGCTGCTCGATGTCCAGCTGGTGTCGGCCCGGGGAACCCCTCCGGGGGTGTTCCGGGCCGGGGTCCGGGCCTTCACCACCTTGCCGGACCTGCTCATGGTCCCCCTGCTGCCCGCGCGCCCCCTGGATCGCCTGCTCCAGGTGCATGGCGAGCGGCCCGCCCTGGGCGCTTCCCGGTGGACGGGGCTCGCCTGGCAACTCCCCTGGGTGGCCGCCCTGGTGGTGGCGCTCGGCTTCATCGCCCTGCCGACCCGGCATGAAGCCTTCGTCTACCTGGACCTCAAGCTCACGGGTTGGAAGTGCTGCCACGGCTACCGGCGCCATGCGGACACGTGGATGTGCCAGCGTTCGCTGTCCCGCCTCGTCCGCGAGGCGCGGGCGCAGACGCCCGAGGCCCAGCCCCTCCTCGCGCAGTGCCCCGAGGCCTCCGCGCGCGTGAAGCCGTGA
- a CDS encoding serine/threonine protein kinase, with protein sequence MTNELSESPRSLGRYELVHLLGQGGMGEVYFARISGAAGFEKPCIVKTILPALLKDGQFLERFHHEAKVLVHLVHSSIAQVYDMGETGGTYYMALEYVAGVDVAHLAEQSREKRMAIPVPVALYLGQHMGEGLGYAHRKTSMDGTPLGIVHRDVSPHNVMVSYEGEVKVIDFGLAKSAARSKYTLPATVMGKLGYMSPEQARAEPLDHRSDIYSCGVVVWELLAGRPLVPHGTVGEMMASMANPSVPSLCGLRRDVSPALDAVVRRALEPLPQNRYARADDFARALNAQLLETRSALSAEEVGTFVRALCPEAYSSQRKLISSLSRDRSGPSVSSPTAEGMPAVGVAPNVPAAEPIRLEATSVRPVQQVPMASPVPVRQMATLIHGQPAEDRRPSVESRAPQALVAAESSPSLASRRVMLFSLGLAAFGLVSASVGGTLYFLSDSGEPPPPRAWAPPPPRRPPHGERWGQDPRMPPPPPGMPPPEGPPGGDTVIATPVRATAEPVPVAPAVDKVPAPPPARERPRPKEPASLLVKSVVPVLKKGGRYGIPAGHATGLKPDMVLTVVGPPDAAGMRRPLGQATVEKVMDSGTVMRLDAAALAAREERFVALPDVRPPPVPAPEPGRVLRGGAKRTGLLGSKLNRKIVLYNGEDGVLTNCVATLPSLRRLAVGTLVKGPSEFSWNSFKVHTDAPEVPAGSLRLQCAEGSADFLVQN encoded by the coding sequence ATGACCAACGAACTCTCAGAGTCGCCCCGCAGCCTTGGACGCTACGAACTCGTCCACCTGCTGGGCCAGGGCGGAATGGGCGAGGTGTACTTCGCCCGGATTTCCGGCGCGGCGGGCTTCGAGAAGCCGTGCATCGTGAAGACCATCCTGCCGGCGCTGCTGAAGGATGGGCAGTTCCTGGAGCGCTTTCACCACGAAGCCAAGGTGCTGGTGCACCTGGTGCACTCGTCCATTGCCCAGGTGTACGACATGGGCGAGACGGGGGGCACCTATTACATGGCGCTCGAGTACGTGGCCGGGGTGGATGTGGCGCACCTGGCCGAGCAGTCGCGCGAGAAGCGCATGGCCATTCCCGTGCCGGTGGCGCTCTACCTCGGCCAGCACATGGGCGAGGGGCTGGGGTATGCGCACCGCAAGACGAGCATGGATGGCACGCCGCTGGGCATCGTCCACCGGGATGTGTCCCCGCACAATGTGATGGTGTCCTACGAGGGGGAGGTCAAGGTCATCGACTTCGGCCTCGCCAAGTCCGCGGCGCGCAGCAAGTACACGCTGCCGGCCACGGTGATGGGCAAGCTGGGGTACATGTCTCCGGAGCAGGCCCGGGCCGAGCCGCTGGATCACCGCAGCGACATCTATTCATGCGGGGTCGTGGTCTGGGAGCTGTTGGCCGGACGCCCCCTGGTCCCCCATGGGACGGTGGGGGAGATGATGGCCTCCATGGCCAACCCCTCCGTGCCCTCGCTGTGTGGGCTGCGGCGGGATGTCAGCCCGGCGCTCGACGCGGTGGTGCGCCGCGCCCTGGAGCCCCTTCCCCAGAACCGCTATGCCCGCGCCGATGACTTCGCCCGGGCGCTCAACGCGCAGCTCCTGGAGACGCGCTCCGCGCTGAGCGCCGAGGAGGTGGGGACCTTCGTGAGGGCGCTCTGCCCCGAGGCCTACTCCTCGCAGCGCAAGCTCATCTCGAGTCTGTCCCGTGACCGCTCCGGGCCGTCCGTGTCCTCCCCCACGGCGGAGGGGATGCCGGCGGTGGGGGTGGCTCCCAACGTCCCAGCGGCCGAGCCCATCCGGCTGGAGGCCACCTCGGTGCGTCCGGTGCAGCAGGTGCCGATGGCATCCCCCGTGCCGGTCCGCCAGATGGCCACCTTGATCCATGGCCAGCCGGCGGAGGACAGGCGGCCTTCCGTGGAGAGCCGGGCCCCCCAGGCCCTCGTCGCGGCCGAGTCTTCTCCCTCCCTGGCCTCGCGCCGGGTGATGCTCTTCTCCCTGGGGCTTGCCGCGTTCGGCCTGGTAAGTGCCTCCGTGGGGGGCACCCTCTACTTTCTGAGCGACTCGGGCGAGCCTCCTCCCCCCCGGGCATGGGCGCCGCCCCCCCCGCGCCGGCCTCCTCACGGAGAGCGTTGGGGCCAGGACCCCCGGATGCCGCCGCCCCCTCCCGGAATGCCTCCGCCCGAGGGGCCGCCCGGCGGGGACACGGTCATCGCCACCCCCGTCCGGGCCACGGCGGAACCCGTCCCGGTCGCCCCCGCGGTGGACAAGGTTCCCGCTCCCCCTCCGGCGCGGGAACGGCCTCGGCCCAAGGAGCCAGCGTCGCTCTTGGTGAAGAGCGTGGTGCCGGTGCTCAAGAAGGGCGGCCGCTACGGGATTCCCGCCGGTCACGCCACGGGCCTCAAGCCGGACATGGTCTTGACGGTGGTGGGACCTCCCGATGCGGCGGGCATGCGTCGGCCACTCGGCCAGGCCACCGTGGAGAAGGTGATGGATTCAGGCACCGTGATGCGCCTCGACGCCGCGGCGCTCGCGGCCCGGGAAGAGCGCTTCGTGGCACTGCCCGACGTCCGGCCCCCGCCCGTGCCTGCCCCGGAACCCGGCCGGGTGCTGCGGGGGGGCGCGAAGAGGACGGGCTTGCTGGGAAGCAAGCTCAACCGGAAGATCGTCCTCTATAATGGTGAGGATGGCGTGCTGACGAACTGCGTGGCCACCCTGCCCAGCCTGCGCCGGCTGGCGGTGGGAACGCTGGTCAAGGGCCCCTCGGAGTTCTCCTGGAACAGCTTCAAAGTCCACACGGATGCGCCCGAGGTGCCCGCCGGGTCCCTGCGCCTTCAGTGTGCCGAGGGCAGTGCGGACTTCCTCGTGCAGAACTGA
- a CDS encoding sigma 54-interacting transcriptional regulator — MPPYRSSARAVLANAATAQSLSGPTFTAHEILLSGLIPTSMFVSTNVRMRAVARLVAMFGPCRGVARDLDSPLIVGRAAEGGLQLLDEKVSREHCIIEPAGPTGHVLRDLGSRNGTWLNGQLLREATRLRPGDHLSLGESVLVYEPSFDALRARDGESTLVLTRGPSAPSWNNLSPSPDVLARAGELAVRAALAPSSEAAAHLVLESLHSALHPSSLAVLRQGLQGSLRALVARPLGAHLTLSRELVASALRLGRVLTMSEVQALPEPDKQMTRVRKGEAHVLCAPFYAGGAPAGALCVLRESPFHDEELALAGALAGAAGPSLCPSFEPRSRPPAPYMPPVAESAPMREALRLAHAAAPSPAAVLITGERGTGKEELARAIHCLGPRAPGPFVALSCGALLPELAEVELFGREKGVLPGQESPHPGVFEQADGGTLFLGEVGQLPAPLQVKLLRTLQDRMVYRVGGRAGLPVDVRVVAATHRPLIEAVRAGTFREDLYWRLNGMRIHLPPLRDRPEDVLPLAERFLARLRPRLGRHIQGFTDEARATLRAHPWPGNALQLANAIERALLLMPSGERIGPGDLPAEVGAPKPSP; from the coding sequence ATGCCCCCTTACCGGAGTTCTGCCAGGGCTGTCTTGGCGAATGCAGCCACAGCGCAATCGCTCTCAGGACCAACGTTCACTGCCCATGAAATCCTGCTCAGTGGGCTTATTCCCACCTCTATGTTTGTCTCGACAAACGTTAGAATGCGGGCTGTGGCGAGATTGGTGGCGATGTTCGGCCCGTGCCGGGGCGTAGCGAGAGATTTGGATTCACCACTCATCGTGGGCCGTGCGGCCGAAGGGGGCCTCCAGCTGCTCGATGAGAAGGTCAGCCGCGAGCATTGCATCATCGAGCCCGCGGGCCCCACGGGCCACGTGCTCCGGGACCTGGGCTCGCGCAATGGCACCTGGCTCAATGGGCAGCTCTTGAGGGAGGCCACCCGCCTGCGCCCCGGGGACCACCTCTCCCTCGGGGAGAGCGTGCTGGTGTATGAGCCGTCCTTCGACGCCCTGCGCGCCCGGGATGGGGAATCCACCCTGGTGCTCACCCGCGGCCCGTCGGCCCCGTCCTGGAACAACCTGTCCCCCTCGCCGGACGTGCTCGCCCGCGCGGGGGAGTTGGCCGTGCGCGCCGCCCTCGCCCCTTCCTCCGAGGCCGCTGCCCACCTCGTCCTGGAGTCGCTCCACTCCGCCCTCCATCCTTCCTCGCTGGCGGTGCTGCGCCAGGGCCTTCAGGGCTCCCTGAGGGCCCTGGTGGCGCGGCCTCTCGGCGCGCACCTGACGCTGAGCCGCGAGCTGGTGGCCTCGGCGCTGCGCCTCGGCCGGGTCCTCACCATGTCCGAGGTCCAGGCCCTGCCCGAGCCCGACAAGCAGATGACCCGGGTGCGCAAGGGCGAGGCCCACGTGCTCTGCGCACCTTTCTATGCGGGCGGCGCCCCGGCCGGTGCGCTCTGTGTCCTGCGCGAGAGCCCCTTCCATGACGAGGAGCTGGCCCTGGCGGGCGCCCTCGCGGGGGCCGCGGGGCCGTCCTTGTGTCCCTCCTTCGAGCCGCGCTCCCGGCCTCCAGCCCCCTACATGCCGCCCGTGGCGGAGAGTGCCCCCATGCGCGAAGCGCTGCGCCTGGCCCACGCCGCGGCACCATCGCCCGCGGCCGTGCTCATCACGGGCGAGCGGGGCACGGGCAAGGAAGAACTCGCCCGCGCCATCCACTGCCTGGGCCCCCGGGCCCCCGGGCCCTTCGTCGCCCTCTCCTGCGGGGCGCTCCTGCCCGAGCTGGCCGAGGTCGAGCTGTTTGGCCGCGAGAAGGGCGTGCTCCCAGGTCAGGAGAGCCCCCATCCGGGGGTCTTCGAGCAGGCGGACGGAGGCACCCTCTTCCTGGGCGAAGTGGGCCAGTTGCCCGCCCCGCTCCAGGTGAAGTTGCTGCGCACGCTTCAGGACCGGATGGTGTACCGCGTGGGCGGCCGAGCGGGGCTGCCCGTGGACGTGCGCGTGGTGGCGGCCACCCACCGCCCCCTCATCGAGGCGGTGCGCGCGGGCACCTTCCGCGAGGACTTGTACTGGCGCCTCAACGGCATGCGCATCCACCTGCCCCCACTGCGCGACAGGCCCGAGGACGTGCTGCCCCTGGCCGAGCGTTTCCTGGCGCGCCTGAGGCCCCGGCTGGGCCGCCACATCCAAGGCTTCACGGACGAAGCCCGGGCCACCCTGCGCGCCCACCCCTGGCCGGGCAACGCGCTCCAGCTCGCCAATGCCATCGAGCGGGCCCTGCTGCTCATGCCGTCCGGAGAGCGCATCGGCCCCGGGGATCTCCCCGCCGAGGTGGGGGCGCCCAAGCCCTCGCCATGA
- a CDS encoding DUF2750 domain-containing protein has product MTAEMSDARLQAVLALPPERRHAWFLQRVRESGEAWGLYANGWALAKDAEGHDVLPLWPTHVFAQLCATRLWAAFEPRRVELTELLEQLLPELAEEAIPVGVFFNPEGEGWPVAAKELGSQLVGHASA; this is encoded by the coding sequence ATGACGGCGGAGATGTCTGATGCGAGGCTCCAGGCCGTGCTGGCCTTGCCACCCGAGCGGCGCCACGCTTGGTTTCTTCAGCGCGTCCGCGAGTCCGGCGAGGCGTGGGGCCTGTACGCGAATGGCTGGGCGCTGGCCAAGGATGCCGAGGGCCACGATGTGCTGCCGTTGTGGCCCACGCATGTCTTTGCCCAGCTGTGCGCCACCCGGCTGTGGGCCGCCTTCGAGCCCCGGCGGGTCGAGCTGACGGAGCTGCTGGAACAGTTGCTGCCCGAGCTGGCCGAGGAGGCCATTCCGGTGGGGGTCTTCTTCAACCCAGAAGGGGAAGGCTGGCCGGTGGCCGCCAAGGAGCTTGGCTCCCAGCTCGTGGGGCACGCCAGCGCCTGA
- a CDS encoding S8 family serine peptidase, translating into MMRWGLLGLLALSACGLDNTGNLLPPEPVCPGAALRTEPLAEAPQALAGGRERFLVRYAAPDRVDAPQVAFLGGQVRSVYQQVPALAAHLTPGEHAALAGTPGVVGIEPDLPRYALGWPSLPPQALLHAASRRGSVDEYTPGLNQVQAPAVWDADGDGVLDDGAPTGEGIKVCILDSGIDPAHPELKEAYLEGWDFVEGDAEPWDRTAEGQPGSGHGTHVAGIIAAQLGSDGWPGPGAHRHGVVGVAPGARLLIARVLNTEGRAWMGDILAGLEWCQRQGAHIASLSLGGPQTSPLEQAAFQTAEAHGMLIIAAAGNSGGAMEYPAALPSVLAVGAVDAASTRAPFSCQGGNLALMAPGVDVRSSILTGTGAVSEVALGGTPHASRALFMAPAGHQLRPLVDCGEAHTAHTCLGATCEGFVAYIQRGTVSLSDQLTHVMRQGATAAIIGNTRDEGGLPDLALDDWGPWVPAAVVSHSSGQQLRQRLGAEVDVTLHPSDYTSLTGTSMATPHVAGVAALVWSRRPTLTAAQVRHLLVSAAKDLGPPGKDPAHGHGLVQAKASLDMLGTWP; encoded by the coding sequence ATGATGCGTTGGGGACTGCTCGGGCTGCTGGCCCTCTCGGCATGCGGTTTGGACAACACAGGGAACCTTCTCCCTCCAGAGCCGGTGTGCCCAGGGGCCGCCCTCCGCACGGAGCCTCTGGCCGAAGCGCCCCAGGCGCTGGCCGGCGGCCGGGAGCGCTTTCTCGTCCGGTATGCGGCCCCTGACAGGGTGGATGCGCCCCAGGTGGCCTTTCTGGGCGGACAGGTGCGCTCGGTCTACCAACAGGTCCCGGCGCTCGCCGCCCACCTGACCCCCGGAGAACATGCCGCGCTTGCCGGGACCCCGGGGGTGGTGGGCATCGAGCCGGATCTTCCCCGGTATGCGCTCGGGTGGCCCTCCCTTCCCCCCCAGGCCCTGCTCCACGCGGCCTCCCGCCGCGGCAGCGTGGACGAATACACACCGGGCCTGAACCAGGTGCAGGCCCCCGCGGTGTGGGACGCGGACGGCGATGGGGTGCTGGATGACGGAGCCCCCACGGGGGAAGGCATCAAGGTGTGCATCCTCGACAGCGGCATCGATCCCGCGCACCCCGAGCTGAAGGAGGCCTACCTGGAGGGGTGGGACTTCGTGGAGGGAGACGCGGAGCCCTGGGACCGGACCGCCGAGGGCCAGCCCGGCAGCGGCCATGGCACGCACGTGGCGGGCATCATCGCCGCACAGCTCGGCTCGGATGGGTGGCCGGGGCCCGGGGCGCACCGCCACGGGGTGGTGGGGGTGGCGCCTGGCGCGAGGCTCCTCATTGCCCGCGTGCTCAACACCGAGGGCCGGGCGTGGATGGGAGACATCCTCGCCGGCCTGGAGTGGTGTCAGCGCCAGGGAGCACACATTGCCTCCCTGTCCCTGGGGGGCCCGCAGACCTCCCCGCTGGAGCAGGCGGCGTTTCAAACCGCGGAGGCCCACGGAATGCTCATCATCGCGGCGGCGGGCAACAGCGGCGGCGCCATGGAGTACCCCGCCGCCCTCCCCTCGGTGCTGGCGGTGGGCGCCGTGGACGCGGCCTCCACCCGGGCGCCCTTCTCCTGCCAGGGCGGGAACCTGGCGCTCATGGCCCCGGGCGTGGACGTGCGCTCCAGCATCCTGACCGGCACGGGCGCCGTCTCCGAGGTGGCCCTGGGGGGAACCCCCCACGCCTCTCGCGCGCTCTTCATGGCACCGGCCGGCCACCAGCTCCGGCCCCTGGTGGACTGCGGCGAGGCCCACACGGCCCACACGTGCCTCGGGGCCACCTGCGAGGGCTTCGTCGCCTACATCCAGCGCGGCACGGTGTCTCTGTCGGACCAGCTCACCCATGTGATGCGGCAAGGCGCCACGGCGGCCATCATCGGCAACACCCGGGACGAGGGCGGATTGCCGGACCTCGCCCTGGACGACTGGGGCCCCTGGGTGCCCGCGGCCGTGGTGAGCCACAGCTCGGGCCAGCAATTGCGCCAGCGGCTCGGCGCCGAGGTGGACGTGACGCTGCACCCCTCGGACTACACCTCCCTCACGGGAACCTCCATGGCCACCCCCCATGTGGCGGGCGTGGCGGCGCTGGTGTGGAGCCGCCGCCCCACCCTCACGGCCGCCCAGGTGCGCCACCTGCTGGTCTCCGCCGCGAAGGACCTGGGCCCCCCAGGGAAGGACCCCGCGCACGGCCATGGGCTGGTGCAGGCCAAGGCCTCACTGGACATGCTCGGCACCTGGCCGTAG
- a CDS encoding methyl-accepting chemotaxis protein, which yields MKEPSPPASLPMGNAYSAFLWQRWPRRLQQLSRMAVAGSGLLLLLDGPWVASATTGSVSTGLALVFLRFMGLLLAIGALLFRSLKSGPWVSLGCLALWMLASQASFYLAGTQRSMPHAALLLLCLLLTPLVLPLQTAGRIVFYSLVGVSHALMEFLLAPQDALVPRLMGIATLSVSTVAIALSLRSTLRALQRLFFLKLKIGSASRTLKTSRAQVNEATETLARLVETLQNSTLELSSDSARARMETERITQASEAVARMAQAASERAFGASSIVSQATGHTERIDAQMERVKGGMNSIGHAIGRTEGSLRELVNHARQIVSFTNTLQEFANQTDVLALNASLEAARAGEAGRSFAVVAREVRKLSEASKGSSVKINEVVRGIHEQLDSTLKGMGAIRQNTSQFENNFADARKTLESIRDIVTRIEQMMRSTMEDATAQAGATGAIFSGAAQLQGLVEAHAQMSAGVAVTADQLGHLADELRELLPKKEAGAAASSASQLPASTLASPPSPHSSKAVA from the coding sequence ATGAAGGAACCCTCCCCTCCAGCCTCCCTGCCCATGGGGAACGCGTACTCGGCTTTCCTCTGGCAGCGCTGGCCTCGTCGCCTCCAGCAGCTGAGCAGGATGGCCGTGGCGGGCAGTGGTCTTCTATTGCTGCTCGATGGGCCGTGGGTGGCCAGCGCGACCACGGGCAGCGTGTCCACGGGGCTGGCCCTCGTTTTCTTGCGGTTCATGGGGCTGCTGCTGGCCATCGGCGCGCTGCTCTTCCGAAGCCTCAAGAGCGGCCCCTGGGTGAGCCTGGGGTGCCTCGCGCTCTGGATGTTGGCGAGCCAGGCCTCGTTCTACCTCGCGGGCACCCAGCGCAGCATGCCGCACGCGGCCCTGCTGCTCTTGTGCTTGTTGCTCACGCCCCTGGTGCTGCCCCTTCAGACGGCCGGGCGGATCGTCTTCTACAGCCTCGTGGGCGTCAGCCACGCGCTCATGGAGTTCCTCCTGGCCCCCCAGGATGCGCTGGTGCCCCGGCTGATGGGGATCGCCACGCTGAGCGTGAGCACCGTGGCCATCGCCCTGTCCCTGCGCTCCACGCTGCGCGCCCTCCAACGGCTGTTCTTCCTCAAGCTGAAGATCGGCTCGGCCTCACGGACGCTGAAGACCTCCCGCGCGCAGGTGAACGAGGCCACCGAGACGCTGGCGCGGCTCGTGGAGACGCTGCAGAACTCGACGCTCGAGCTGTCGAGTGATTCCGCACGCGCGCGCATGGAGACCGAGCGCATCACCCAGGCCAGCGAGGCCGTGGCGCGCATGGCCCAGGCCGCCTCGGAGCGGGCCTTCGGCGCCAGCAGCATCGTCTCCCAGGCCACCGGACACACCGAGCGCATCGACGCCCAGATGGAGCGCGTCAAGGGCGGGATGAACAGCATCGGCCACGCCATCGGGCGCACCGAGGGCAGCCTCCGGGAGCTCGTCAACCACGCCCGGCAGATCGTCTCCTTCACGAACACGCTGCAAGAGTTCGCCAATCAGACGGACGTGCTCGCGCTCAATGCCTCCCTGGAGGCCGCGCGTGCCGGAGAGGCGGGCCGGAGCTTCGCGGTCGTGGCCCGCGAGGTCCGCAAGCTGTCCGAGGCCTCCAAGGGCAGCTCGGTGAAGATCAATGAGGTGGTGCGCGGCATCCACGAGCAGTTGGACTCGACCCTCAAGGGCATGGGCGCCATCCGGCAGAACACCAGCCAGTTCGAGAACAACTTCGCCGACGCGCGCAAGACGCTGGAGTCCATCCGGGACATCGTCACCCGCATCGAGCAGATGATGCGCTCCACGATGGAGGATGCCACCGCGCAGGCGGGCGCCACCGGGGCCATCTTCTCGGGCGCCGCCCAGCTCCAGGGCCTCGTCGAGGCCCACGCACAGATGAGCGCGGGGGTGGCCGTCACCGCCGACCAGTTGGGGCACCTCGCCGACGAGCTGCGCGAGCTGCTCCCCAAGAAGGAGGCAGGGGCCGCCGCGTCCTCGGCCTCTCAGCTGCCCGCCTCGACGCTGGCGTCCCCGCCCTCCCCCCACTCTTCCAAGGCCGTCGCCTAG
- a CDS encoding SIMPL domain-containing protein, which yields MKPSRIVPMLALLTSLTAGAQSQPVSSSRPALDPSARILRVEGTGEIKAQPDEAWIDLAVETQGATAKVAGEENAKKIERLIAALTAAGVVRKDMETRHYSVYPEYAQPDPRAEAKLRGYRANNTLSVHVRELGRLGELVDRGLASGANRVDGVRFGLSKSDAVRAEALRQAVERARKSAEVLASALNVRLGPVLEASTVAEPPRLYPARAMMAMADKSAEASTQILPEEQTLQAQVTLVYAIEPAR from the coding sequence GTGAAGCCCTCTCGAATCGTTCCGATGCTCGCGCTGCTCACCAGCCTCACCGCCGGGGCGCAGTCCCAGCCCGTCTCCTCTTCCCGCCCAGCGCTCGATCCCTCGGCGCGCATCCTCCGCGTGGAGGGGACCGGCGAAATCAAAGCCCAGCCCGACGAGGCCTGGATCGACCTGGCCGTGGAGACCCAGGGGGCCACGGCGAAGGTGGCCGGGGAAGAGAATGCCAAGAAGATAGAGCGCTTGATTGCCGCGCTGACGGCCGCGGGGGTCGTTCGCAAGGACATGGAGACGCGCCACTACTCGGTCTACCCCGAGTACGCGCAGCCCGATCCCCGCGCGGAGGCGAAGCTGCGCGGTTACCGCGCCAACAATACCCTCTCGGTGCACGTGCGTGAGCTGGGCCGGCTCGGGGAGCTGGTCGACCGGGGGCTTGCCTCGGGCGCCAACCGGGTGGACGGGGTGCGCTTCGGGCTGAGCAAGTCGGACGCGGTGCGCGCCGAGGCCCTGCGCCAGGCGGTGGAGCGGGCGCGGAAGTCGGCCGAGGTGCTGGCCTCCGCGCTGAACGTGCGGCTGGGGCCGGTGCTGGAGGCGAGCACCGTGGCGGAGCCGCCGCGGCTCTATCCCGCCCGGGCCATGATGGCGATGGCGGACAAGAGCGCCGAGGCCTCCACGCAGATCCTTCCGGAGGAGCAGACCCTCCAGGCGCAGGTGACGCTCGTCTACGCCATCGAGCCGGCCCGCTAG